Part of the Paracoccus sp. S3-43 genome, CAGGTGCCGGGCCAGATGATGGTCCACCGCCTCCAGCAGATCGTGCAGGCGGTCGCGGGCATGGGCGCGGATATAGAGGATGCTGCCGGTCGGTCCCATCCTTGCGCCGAATTCGTCCCCTCCCGGCAGCTTGCACCAGGTCGAGCGGCCATGCCCGCCATGCAGGTCCAGCCCCTGTTTGGCGGCCTCGGCCCGGATCAGGGCGTCGACGGCGGCAAAGGAAAGGTCGGGCAGCGCGGCCTCGGTCTGGAAGGGGGGCAGGGGGTCATGTCTCATGAACGGGCTCCGGTCGGGGCGGGCAGGGCGGTCTTCATGGCGGATCCCGACAGTCATGGTCGAGTGCGTCTTGCGTCCGCTAGGGTTTCCGACTAATCATGTCAAGAATTGCGTCGAGCCTGCGCCAGATGCCGCGAAAGCCGTTGCAGGAAGAGGCCACCATGAACGACCTGACCCCCGCGCGCCTGCGGGCGCTGAAACGCGACGCCACGGTGCGGCCGTTCGACCTGGCGGGCCAGCTTGGCCTGCCCGAGGCCGCCCTGGTCGAGGCGGAACTGGGCCACGGCGCCACGCGGATCGACCCCGCCCCGTCGCGGCTGATCCCGGCGGTGCGGTCGCTGGGCGAGGTGATGGCCCTGACCCGCAACACCTCCTGCGTGATCGAGAAGATCGGCACCTATAACGAATTCCACGACGGCGACCATGCCGCGATGACGCTGGATCCCGAAATCGACCTGCGCCTGTTCCCTCGCCATTGGGTCCATGCCTTCTGTCTCGAGGCACCTTCGCCCGATGGTCCGCGCAGGTCGATCCAGGTCTTCGACGCGGCGGGCGATGCGGTCCACAAGGTGCATCTGCGCGCCGGATCGGATCCGGACGCCTAGGCCGCGCTGCGCCGCGACCTGGCGCTGCCCGGCGGCGAGGAGCTGTCGCATTTCGCCCCCCGCGCCGAGGCGGAAGGGGCGCGCGGCAATCCCGACCGGGTGGATGCGCTGCGGGCCGAATGGGCGCAGATGACCGACACGCATCAGTTCAACACCCTGGTGCGGCGGCTGAAGATGAACCGGCTGGGCGCCTATCGCACGGTCGGCGCGCCCCATGCCCGGCCGCTGGCCGTGGCGGCGGTGGCGCGGATGTTCGACGCGATTCAGGCGCAGGGCCAGCAGGTGATGCTGTTCGTGGGCAACATGGGCTGCATCCAGATCCATTCGGGCACGTTCCAGAACGTCAAGGCCATGGGCCCGTGGCTGAACGTGCTGGATCCGCGCTTCGACCTGCACCTGCGCGCCGATCATGTGGCCGAGGTCTGGCTGGTGGACAAGCCCACCCGGCGCGGCAGCGCCCTGTCGGTTGAGGCCTTCGCCGCCTCGGGAGAGCTGATCTTCCAGTGCTTCGGGATGCGCGCCGACAAGGGCGGCGATCCCGACGCCTGGGCGCGGCTGGCGGGCGCGCTGCCCGGCGGAGATGCGGCATGATCCGGTCGCTCGCCCTTGGCCTGCTGGTGGCGGCGGCCCCCGCCCTGGCCGATCCCCATCCCGCCGATCCCCATCCTGATGCGCGGCGCGTCCTGTCCATCGGCGGGTCGGTGACGGAAATCGTCTATGCCCTGGGCCAGCAGCACCGGCTGGTCGGGCGCGACACGACCTCGACCTTCCCGGAACAGGCGCAGGCCCTGCCGGACGTGGGCTATGTCCGCGCGCTGTCGCCTGAAGGCGTGCTGTCGGTCGATCCCGACCTGATCCTGGCCGAGGAGGGGGCAGGCCCGCCCGAAGCCGTCGCCGTGCTGGCCCAGGCCGGGATCCCCTTCGAGACGATCCCGGCGGGCACCGATGCCGACGGGCTGGTCGCCAAGATCCGCGCCGTGGCCGAGGCCTTGGGCGTGCCGCAGGCGGCCGACGGCCCCGCCGCCGCGCTGCGGGCCGACCTGGACAGGCTGGCCGCCGCCACGCAGGACATCGACAAGCGGCGCGTGCTGTTCATCCTGTCCCTGCAAGGCGGCCGCGTCATGGCGGGCGGCCAGGGCAGCGGGGCCGAGGCGATCATCCATCTGGCGGGCGCGGAAAACGCCGTCCAGGGGTTCCAGGGCTACAAGCCCCTGACCCCCGAGGCGATCACCGCCGCCGCGCCCGACGTGATCCTGATGATGGACCGGGGCGGCGACAGCGACCATGACGCGCCCCACGCCGAACTGCTGGCGATGCCCGCGATCGCGACCACGCCGGCGGGCAAGGCGGGCCGGGTGATCCGCATGGACGGGCTGTATCTTCTGGGCTTCGGGCCGCGAACCGGGCAGGCCGCGCTGGATTTGCACGACGCCATCTATGGGGCGCCCGATGGTGGCGCTTGACGCCCCACATCGGCGGCTGGCGGGCGACCGCCGCCATCTGGGGCGCGTCCTGGCGGTGGTGCTGGCGCTGCTGCTGGCGGCGGTCGCGCTGGTGTCGCTGGGCCATGGCGCATCGGGCGTGTCGGCCCCGCGCGTGCTGGCCGACTGGCTGGCGGGGCGAGAGATCGCGCTGACCGACCGGGTGGTGCTTCTGGACATCCGCCTGCCGCGCCTGGTGACGGGCATCCTGGTCGGCGCCGCGCTGGCGGTGTCGGGCGCAGTGATGCAGGGGCTGTTCCGCAACCCGCTGGCCGATCCGGGCCTGCTGGGGGTCAGTTCAGGCGCCTCGCTGGGGGCCATCGCGGCGATCGTGCTGGGCGGTCTGCTGCCGCCGTCGCTGGCCGCCCTGGCGGGCTGGCACCTGGTGCCGCTGGCGGCCTTCGCGGGCGGCTGGCTGTCGATGCTGGTCCTGTATGGCATCGCGACGCGGCAGGGGCGCACCTCGATCGCGACGATGCTGCTGGCGGGGATCGCCTTGGCCGCGATGGTCAGCGCCCTGTCGGGGCTGATCGTCTACAAGGCGAACGATGACCAGCTGCGCGACCTGACCTTCTGGGGGCTGGGATCGCTGGCGGGCGCAAGCTGGACCAAGATCGCCGCCGCCGGTCCCCTGATCGCCGCCGCGCTGATCGCCGCGCCGTTCCTGGCGCGGGGCCTCAACGGTCTGGCCCTGGGCGAGGCCGCGGCCGCCCATGTCGGCATCCCCCTGCAGCGGGTCAAGGCCGTGGCGATCCTGGCCACGGCCGGCGCCACGGGCGCGGCGGTCGCCATCTCGGGCGGGATCGGCTTCGTGGGCATCGTCGTGCCGCATCTGCTGCGGCTGGCGACGGGACCGGACCACCGCTGGCTGCTGGTCAATTCCGGCCTGCTGGGCGCATCTAGCCTGATCTGCGCCGACATGATCAGCCGCACGGTGGTCGCGCCCGCCGAACTGCCCATCGGCATCGTCACCGCGATGATCGGCGGGCCGTTCTTCCTGTGGGTGCTGCTGTCCAATCGCCGCGTGGTGGACCTGTGACGCTGATCGCCCGCGACATCCAGGCCCGCCTGGGCCGCGCGCCGGTCCTGCACGGCGTCGACCTGCGGGCCGAGCCGGGCCGCCTGACCGCCGTCATCGGCCCGAACGGATCGGGCAAGACCACGCTGCTGCGCTGCCTGACGGGCGAGCTTGCGCCCCAGGCGGGGGCCGTCACGCTGAACGGCGCCGACATCGCCGGGATGGCCCCGGACGCCCTGGCCCTGCGCCGCGCCGTCCTGCCCCAGCACAGCGGGCTGAGCTTTCCGTTCTCGGTGGCCGAGATCGTCCGCATCGGCCTGACCGCCCGTCCCGGCGCGCGCGCCGAACAGGACGCGCTGATCCGCGCCGCGCTGCTGCGGGTGGGCCTGCCGGGCCATCCGGGGCGGCTCTATCAGCAGTTGTCGGGGGGCGAACAGCAGCGCGTGCAGCTGGCCCGCGCGATGGTGCAGGTCTGGCACCCCGTCGGGCCGGACGGTCCCCGCTGGCTGCTGCTGGACGAACCCGTCAGCAGCCTGGACATCGCCCATCAGCTGACGGTGATGCGGCTGGCCCAGGACTATGCCCGGCAGGGCGGCGGCGTGGTGGCGGTGATGCACGACCTGAACCTGACCGCGATGTTCGCCGATCACGTCCTGCTGATGCAGGGCGGTCGCGCCCTGGCGCAAGGGGCGCCCGATCTGGTGCTGACCGACCCGCTGCTGTCCCAGGCCTATGGCTGCGCGCTGCGGGTGCGCCATGCGCCGGACCGGGGCGTCTGGCTGCTGCCGCAGGGCGCCGTCGCCTGAGGGGGCTTGCCCTGCCGCCCGGAAGGCGGGACAACCCCCTGATGACCCTGCCCCCCGCCATCATCCTTGCCGGAGGCCGCGCGACCCGGATGGGCGGCGGCGACAAATGCCTGCTGGATCTGCGCGGCAGGCCGATCCTGGCGCGGATCGTCGACCGGCTGGCCCCGCAATGCAGGCCCCTGGCGCTGAACGCGAACGGCGATCCGGCCCGCTTCGCGGCATTCGGCCTGCCGGTCGTCGCCGACGGCCTGCCGGATCATCCGGGGCCGCTGGCGGGGATCCTGGCGGGGATGGACTGGGCGGCGGGGCGGGGGGCCGAGCGGGTTCTGTCGGTGGCGGGCGATACGCCGTTTTTCCCGGCGGATCTGGCCCTGCGCCTGACCCAGGCCGGGACTGGCATCGTGCTGGCCGCCAGCCGGGACGCAGACGGGCAGGTGATCGCCCACCCGACCTTCGGCCTGTGGCCGGTGGCGCTGCGCGACGACCTGCGCGCCGCCCTGGCGTCGGGCCAGCGGCGCGTGCGGGCTTTCGCAGCGGCCCATGGGGCGGCGACCGCGATCTGGCACGCCGGTCCCGAGGATCCCTTCTTCAATATCAACACGCCCGAGGATCTGGACCGGGCGGCAGGGCGTTAGTACTACAGTTGCTTTTCATGTTGTCTTCTGCGATGCGCGTTTGCTGCATAGGCCTGATGTCGTCGGCGCCAGAATGACCATGCCAGGATGAATTCGGTTGGTGGAGCGCGGCTGAGGATGAGGCGTGCCACCAAGCGCAGAACTGAATAGCCCCATGTTTCGTGGACGCCTTTTTCGCTAACTTTGAGGCAAGGAGGCCATGATGGGCACAGGTAATTTCACTGACGATTTCAAGCGCGATGCGGTGGCGCAGATCACGGAGCGGGGCTACCCGGCCAAGGAGGTCTCTGAGCGGCTCGGGGTGAGCACGCACTCGCTCTATGCCTGGAAGCGCAAGTTCGCGAAGGCGGTGTCGGGTGAGACGGCAAAGGATGCCGAGATCTGACGACTGAAGCGAGAGCTGGTCCGGGTATCGGAGGAACGTGACATCCTAAATAAAGCCACCGCGTATTTCGCCAGGGATGCAAAGTGAGATACGCGTTCGTGGCCGAGCATCGGGGTCAGTTTTCCATCCGTGCGATGTGCCGGTGCCTGCGCATCCAGCCGAGCGGGTTCTATGCCTGGCTGCAGGCGCCGGTGAGCGCGCGAGCCCAGGAAGACAGGCGCCAGACCGAACTGCTGCAGAAGGCTTGGGCCGAGAGCGGCAAGGTCTACGGCTACCGCAAGCTGCATGATGATCTGGTTGAACAGGGCGAAAGCATTTGTCCGAACCGGGTCGCCCGATTGACGCAGCTTGCGGGGATCAAGGCGCAGATCGGCTACAAGCGCCGCCCCGGAAGTTATGGCGGCAAGCCGTCGGTCGTGGTCGACAACACCCTCGACCGGCAGTTCAACGTCGAGGCCCCGGACAAGGTCTGGGTGACCGATATCACTTACATCCGGACGCAAGAGGGGTTCGCCTACCTCGCGGTGGTCATCGATCTCTATTCCCGGCGTGTGGTTGGCTGGTCGATGCAAAGTCGGCAGACGACAGATGTCGTTCTGCAGGCCCTGCTGATGGCCGTCTGGCGGCGCAAGCCGAAGACCAAGGTGCTGGTTCATTCAGATCAGGGCAGCCAGTTCACCAGCATGGACTGGGCAGCATTCCTGCGCGCCCACAATCTTGAGCATTCCATGAGCCGCCGTGGCAACTGTCACGACAACGCTGTTGCCGAGAGCTTCTTCAACCTGCTCAAGCGCGAACGGATCAGGCGCAGGACCTACCGGACCCGCGAAGACGCAAGGCAGGACGTGTTCGATTATATCGAGATGTTCTATAACCCGAAGCGCAAACATGCGAGAAACGGAATGCTGTCGCCCGCAGAGTTCGAGCGACGGCAGATGATGAGACGGGAAGGCGTCTAAGAAACTCGAGGCTATTCACTCGTCGGTCGGGAAGGAACCCCGCGTCTTGATCGTTTTCCGGATCACGCGGTTCAGGCTCTCGATGGCATTCGTCGTGTAGATGATCTTGCGGATCGCCGGATCGAAGCCGAAGAACGGGATCACTTCCTGCCAAGCCCTGCGCCAGGCCGGGGCGATGGACGGGTATTTCCCAGCCCATTTTTCCTCGAAGGCGTCGAGTTC contains:
- a CDS encoding iron ABC transporter permease, with amino-acid sequence MVALDAPHRRLAGDRRHLGRVLAVVLALLLAAVALVSLGHGASGVSAPRVLADWLAGREIALTDRVVLLDIRLPRLVTGILVGAALAVSGAVMQGLFRNPLADPGLLGVSSGASLGAIAAIVLGGLLPPSLAALAGWHLVPLAAFAGGWLSMLVLYGIATRQGRTSIATMLLAGIALAAMVSALSGLIVYKANDDQLRDLTFWGLGSLAGASWTKIAAAGPLIAAALIAAPFLARGLNGLALGEAAAAHVGIPLQRVKAVAILATAGATGAAVAISGGIGFVGIVVPHLLRLATGPDHRWLLVNSGLLGASSLICADMISRTVVAPAELPIGIVTAMIGGPFFLWVLLSNRRVVDL
- a CDS encoding ChuX/HutX family heme-like substrate-binding protein — encoded protein: MTDTHQFNTLVRRLKMNRLGAYRTVGAPHARPLAVAAVARMFDAIQAQGQQVMLFVGNMGCIQIHSGTFQNVKAMGPWLNVLDPRFDLHLRADHVAEVWLVDKPTRRGSALSVEAFAASGELIFQCFGMRADKGGDPDAWARLAGALPGGDAA
- a CDS encoding ChuX/HutX family heme-like substrate-binding protein, which translates into the protein MNDLTPARLRALKRDATVRPFDLAGQLGLPEAALVEAELGHGATRIDPAPSRLIPAVRSLGEVMALTRNTSCVIEKIGTYNEFHDGDHAAMTLDPEIDLRLFPRHWVHAFCLEAPSPDGPRRSIQVFDAAGDAVHKVHLRAGSDPDA
- a CDS encoding heme ABC transporter ATP-binding protein — its product is MTLIARDIQARLGRAPVLHGVDLRAEPGRLTAVIGPNGSGKTTLLRCLTGELAPQAGAVTLNGADIAGMAPDALALRRAVLPQHSGLSFPFSVAEIVRIGLTARPGARAEQDALIRAALLRVGLPGHPGRLYQQLSGGEQQRVQLARAMVQVWHPVGPDGPRWLLLDEPVSSLDIAHQLTVMRLAQDYARQGGGVVAVMHDLNLTAMFADHVLLMQGGRALAQGAPDLVLTDPLLSQAYGCALRVRHAPDRGVWLLPQGAVA
- the mobA gene encoding molybdenum cofactor guanylyltransferase MobA, which codes for MTLPPAIILAGGRATRMGGGDKCLLDLRGRPILARIVDRLAPQCRPLALNANGDPARFAAFGLPVVADGLPDHPGPLAGILAGMDWAAGRGAERVLSVAGDTPFFPADLALRLTQAGTGIVLAASRDADGQVIAHPTFGLWPVALRDDLRAALASGQRRVRAFAAAHGAATAIWHAGPEDPFFNINTPEDLDRAAGR
- a CDS encoding ABC transporter substrate-binding protein is translated as MIRSLALGLLVAAAPALADPHPADPHPDARRVLSIGGSVTEIVYALGQQHRLVGRDTTSTFPEQAQALPDVGYVRALSPEGVLSVDPDLILAEEGAGPPEAVAVLAQAGIPFETIPAGTDADGLVAKIRAVAEALGVPQAADGPAAALRADLDRLAAATQDIDKRRVLFILSLQGGRVMAGGQGSGAEAIIHLAGAENAVQGFQGYKPLTPEAITAAAPDVILMMDRGGDSDHDAPHAELLAMPAIATTPAGKAGRVIRMDGLYLLGFGPRTGQAALDLHDAIYGAPDGGA